A part of Clostridium novyi genomic DNA contains:
- a CDS encoding dicarboxylate/amino acid:cation symporter has translation MKHIKLGLIPKIILGIIFGILIGSFTSLNVVRFFVTISSIFGNFLGFVIPIIILGFIVAGIAELGTGAGKLLGITVGIAYVFTLISGFFGYVVGTNVLKFIITPSTSSTMGKAAEDLKPFFNIEMKPIMGVMTALIFSFLLGLGISAVKSDILKQIAVDFQKIVSKVISNIIIPLLPLYILGIFANMTYTGKSKSVLTVFGQVFVVIIICHFIILLFQFTIGCIASKQNLFKCLKIQITAYLTALGTQSSAATIPVNVECSRKMGISKGIRQFVIPLCATTHMSGSTITLTICAMAVMMLNGMPITLSLFGGFIAMLGVSLVAAPGVPGGCVMAALGVLQSILGFNESMLALMIALYVAQDSFGTACNISGDQAIAMIVDHFNEKLLKEPNCTETSNANI, from the coding sequence ATGAAACATATTAAACTAGGGTTAATACCCAAAATTATTTTAGGTATTATTTTTGGTATTTTAATCGGTAGCTTTACTTCATTAAATGTTGTACGATTCTTTGTAACCATAAGTTCAATCTTTGGAAACTTTTTAGGATTCGTTATTCCTATAATTATTTTAGGATTTATCGTGGCTGGCATAGCAGAACTTGGTACAGGAGCTGGTAAGCTTTTAGGAATCACTGTAGGAATTGCTTATGTATTTACATTAATATCTGGTTTCTTTGGATATGTTGTTGGTACAAATGTTTTAAAATTTATCATTACTCCTTCAACCTCAAGTACCATGGGAAAAGCTGCTGAAGATTTAAAACCATTTTTTAATATAGAAATGAAACCTATAATGGGTGTTATGACTGCACTTATATTTTCATTTTTATTAGGACTTGGTATATCTGCTGTAAAAAGTGATATTTTAAAACAAATAGCAGTTGATTTTCAGAAAATTGTTTCTAAAGTAATATCAAACATAATTATTCCATTACTTCCTTTATACATTTTAGGTATATTTGCTAATATGACTTATACAGGAAAATCTAAATCTGTATTAACAGTATTTGGACAAGTTTTTGTAGTAATTATAATATGTCATTTTATAATACTATTATTCCAATTTACCATTGGTTGTATAGCAAGCAAGCAAAATTTATTTAAATGTTTAAAGATACAAATAACTGCTTATTTAACTGCACTTGGAACTCAATCTTCTGCTGCAACTATTCCTGTTAATGTAGAATGTTCTAGGAAAATGGGAATTTCTAAAGGAATACGACAATTTGTTATTCCACTTTGTGCAACTACTCATATGTCAGGTAGTACAATAACTTTAACAATTTGTGCTATGGCTGTTATGATGTTAAACGGCATGCCTATAACATTATCTCTATTTGGTGGCTTTATAGCAATGCTAGGAGTATCTCTTGTTGCTGCACCTGGTGTACCAGGAGGATGTGTTATGGCAGCTTTAGGTGTACTTCAATCTATACTTGGTTTTAATGAATCTATGCTGGCTTTAATGATAGCATTATATGTAGCCCAAGATAGCTTTGGAACAGCATGTAATATTTCTGGTGATCAAGCAATTGCAATGATAGTTGATCATTTTAATGAAAAATTGCTTAAAGAACCAAATTGTACAGAAACAAGTAATGCTAATATATAA